In one window of Flavobacterium ginsengisoli DNA:
- a CDS encoding DUF2971 domain-containing protein — MYLNNPNIKLPDDPDTIVWKYLDLSKFLDLLLSKKLFMSRSDKFEDQYEGTFSEPTYEEIKKLAADNPEFLNYYKTHREKVAISSWHINEYESFAMWQIFTKNNEGLAIQSTIKRLQKAVKPENNFDQYIGEVNYIDYKKEYIPFDDLFFPFLFKRKSFQYEREVRILSDTSKSDIKLNDGLKINVDINQLIEKIYIHPKSENWYKKLVIELVERLGFGFEIEKSDLESDILI; from the coding sequence ATGTATCTTAACAACCCCAACATAAAACTTCCCGATGATCCCGATACTATTGTTTGGAAATATCTGGACTTATCTAAATTTCTTGATTTATTACTCTCTAAGAAGCTTTTTATGTCGCGTTCAGACAAGTTTGAAGACCAATACGAAGGCACTTTTAGCGAACCAACTTATGAAGAGATAAAAAAACTTGCCGCAGACAATCCGGAGTTTTTAAATTACTACAAAACGCATCGTGAAAAAGTAGCCATTAGCAGTTGGCATATTAACGAATACGAATCGTTTGCTATGTGGCAGATTTTCACCAAAAACAATGAAGGTTTAGCCATTCAGTCTACTATCAAAAGACTACAGAAAGCTGTAAAACCGGAGAATAATTTTGATCAATATATTGGCGAAGTAAACTATATTGATTACAAAAAAGAATACATTCCGTTTGACGATCTATTCTTTCCTTTTTTATTCAAAAGAAAAAGTTTTCAGTACGAAAGAGAAGTCCGAATTCTAAGTGACACTTCAAAAAGTGACATCAAGTTAAACGACGGATTAAAAATCAACGTCGACATTAATCAATTGATCGAAAAAATATACATTCATCCAAAATCTGAAAACTGGTACAAAAAACTGGTAATAGAATTAGTTGAACGTCTAGGATTTGGTTTTGAAATCGAAAAATCTGATCTGGAAAGTGATATATTGATTTGA
- a CDS encoding ABC-F family ATP-binding cassette domain-containing protein, with translation MITVNDISVQFGGTTLFSDVSFAINENDKIALMGKNGAGKSTLLKIIAGVNKPSTGSISSPKEAVIAYLPQHLLTEDGATVMEEASKAFSEIFTMKAEIDEINEQLTVRTDYESDEYMKLIERVSDLSEKFYAIEEVNYEAEVEKILIGLGFEREDFARQTSEFSGGWRMRIELAKILLRKPDLILLDEPTNHMDIESIQWLEDFLLTQAKAVVVISHDRAFVDNITNRTIEVTMGRIYDYKAKYTHYLELRKDRRIHQQKAYDEQQKMIAENRAFIERFRGTFSKTDAVQSRVKMLEKLEIVEVDEVDTSALRLKFPPAARSGQYPVIVKEMSKAYGDHVVFKDANIVIERGQKVAFVGKNGEGKSTMIKAIMKEIGVDSGSVEIGHNAQIGYFAQNQAALLDENATIFETIDSIAVGDIRTQIKNILGAFMFQGDDITKKVKVLSGGEKTRLAMIKLLLEPVNLLILDEPSNHLDMKTKDIIKDALRDFDGTLILVSHDRDFLDGLATKVFEFGNKRVKEHFEDVAGFLAHKKMDSMREIEK, from the coding sequence ATGATTACAGTTAACGATATTTCGGTTCAGTTTGGCGGAACTACACTTTTTAGCGATGTTTCTTTTGCTATAAATGAAAATGATAAAATTGCCCTTATGGGTAAAAATGGTGCGGGAAAATCTACACTTTTAAAGATAATTGCTGGTGTAAATAAACCTTCAACAGGAAGCATTTCGTCTCCAAAAGAAGCTGTAATTGCTTACTTGCCACAGCATTTGCTTACTGAAGATGGCGCAACAGTGATGGAAGAAGCATCTAAAGCGTTCAGTGAGATTTTTACAATGAAAGCAGAGATAGATGAAATCAATGAGCAATTGACAGTTCGTACTGATTATGAAAGTGATGAATACATGAAATTAATCGAAAGAGTTTCTGACTTAAGCGAGAAATTTTATGCTATTGAAGAAGTGAATTACGAAGCTGAAGTTGAGAAAATTCTAATTGGTTTAGGTTTTGAGCGTGAAGATTTCGCACGTCAAACTTCAGAATTTTCAGGAGGATGGAGAATGCGTATTGAGTTGGCTAAGATTTTGTTGAGAAAACCAGATTTGATTTTGCTAGATGAGCCTACTAACCACATGGATATTGAAAGTATTCAATGGTTAGAAGATTTCTTATTGACTCAAGCAAAAGCAGTTGTGGTAATCTCGCACGATAGAGCGTTTGTAGATAATATTACAAACCGAACTATCGAAGTTACGATGGGAAGAATTTACGATTACAAAGCGAAATATACTCATTATTTAGAATTAAGAAAAGACCGCCGTATCCATCAGCAGAAAGCGTATGATGAACAACAGAAAATGATTGCTGAAAATCGTGCTTTTATTGAGCGTTTCAGAGGAACATTTTCTAAAACAGATGCAGTTCAGTCTCGTGTCAAAATGCTTGAGAAACTTGAAATAGTAGAGGTTGATGAAGTTGATACATCTGCATTGCGTTTAAAATTCCCGCCAGCGGCACGTTCTGGTCAATATCCTGTTATTGTAAAAGAAATGTCTAAAGCTTACGGAGATCACGTAGTTTTTAAAGATGCAAACATCGTAATCGAACGCGGACAAAAAGTGGCTTTTGTTGGAAAAAATGGTGAAGGTAAATCGACAATGATTAAAGCAATCATGAAAGAAATTGGCGTTGATTCTGGAAGTGTTGAAATCGGTCATAATGCGCAAATCGGATATTTTGCTCAAAATCAAGCGGCATTATTAGATGAAAATGCTACAATTTTTGAAACAATTGATAGTATTGCGGTTGGAGATATTAGAACGCAGATCAAAAATATTTTAGGCGCTTTCATGTTTCAAGGAGATGATATTACAAAGAAAGTAAAAGTGCTTTCTGGAGGTGAAAAAACGCGTTTGGCAATGATTAAATTATTGTTGGAGCCAGTAAACTTGTTGATTCTGGATGAGCCTTCAAATCACTTGGATATGAAAACCAAAGACATTATTAAAGATGCTTTACGTGATTTTGATGGAACTTTAATCTTAGTTTCTCACGACCGTGATTTCCTTGACGGATTAGCTACTAAAGTTTTCGAATTCGGGAATAAAAGGGTTAAAGAGCATTTTGAGGATGTAGCTGGTTTCTTAGCACACAAGAAAATGGATTCTATGAGAGAAATAGAGAAATAG
- a CDS encoding PepSY-like domain-containing protein, which translates to MKTKLKLTIYLIAGLIFGLSANAQKTVIKKEALPANAQAFLKTHFGSKKPSYILEDKEILSTEYKVKFGDEIKIEFDKKGNWKEVDGNSSKIPKSIVPKKIASYIKSNFPKEKVTKLEIGSSGYEAKLTNGLELKFNLKEDFIKIDK; encoded by the coding sequence ATGAAAACGAAATTAAAACTGACTATTTACTTAATTGCAGGATTAATATTTGGACTTTCTGCAAATGCACAAAAAACTGTAATCAAAAAAGAAGCTTTACCAGCAAATGCTCAAGCTTTTTTAAAGACGCATTTTGGCTCAAAAAAACCGAGCTACATATTAGAAGACAAAGAAATTCTTTCTACAGAATACAAAGTTAAGTTTGGAGATGAAATAAAAATTGAATTCGATAAAAAAGGAAACTGGAAAGAAGTTGACGGCAATAGCTCTAAAATTCCAAAATCTATTGTTCCTAAAAAAATTGCTTCTTACATCAAATCAAACTTTCCTAAGGAAAAAGTAACCAAATTAGAAATTGGAAGTTCTGGTTATGAAGCGAAACTTACTAACGGTTTAGAATTAAAATTCAACCTGAAAGAAGATTTTATTAAGATTGACAAATAA
- a CDS encoding type B 50S ribosomal protein L31: MKKGIHPENYRLVAFKDMSNDEVFITKSTADTRETIEVDGVEYPVVKMEISRTSHPFYTGKSKLIDTAGRIDKFKTKYAKHAKK, encoded by the coding sequence ATGAAAAAAGGAATTCACCCAGAAAATTACAGATTAGTTGCATTTAAAGACATGTCTAACGATGAGGTTTTTATCACTAAATCTACTGCAGATACAAGAGAAACAATTGAAGTTGACGGAGTTGAGTATCCAGTTGTAAAAATGGAGATTTCTAGAACATCTCACCCATTTTATACTGGTAAATCTAAACTTATCGATACTGCAGGACGTATTGATAAATTCAAAACTAAATACGCTAAACACGCTAAAAAATAA
- a CDS encoding M23 family metallopeptidase → MRFAVLTLLICNSIFAQTQYPKDYFRPPLDIPMQLSGNFGELRPNHFHAGFDLKTNQREGLSVHAIADGYVSRIKISTFGNGKCIYITHANGYTSVYGHLQTPVGPILDYVKKTHYKEKAYEIEMFPKPDELPVKKGEIIGLSGNTGSSEGPHLHFEIRDTKTEFVINPIFFGFDQNIKDTKKPTLSSLYVYPLDNATVNLSKQPLLVNMTLQKDGTYLASKVKANGKIGFGINAVDTDDVSHNKNGVFNVSTFLNGNQNYNYQFNTYSFDEMRYVNALIDYPRYKKSGQRVQKLFMKTPFALSIIKTDSLQGIVKAEPNLASNYKIEVSDYFGNMNSITVPIEFDAATPLVEAELVNGKYFIKYNRDTNFEKDNMSVFFPAGTFYDDFNMNFDVRNNKIFIHDDTVPVHSNFTITIKDDTYPESLRDKLYIGKGTSYNGTIRKGDVFTAKAKILGTYGLVLDTIAPVIKIAKPVEGKWISDQNKIDFTINDALSGIKSYNGYLNGSWVLFEYENKARRITHTFDDQYLAEGENVLKIEVVDNVGNTAIFETRFFRSQKNKTQNL, encoded by the coding sequence ATGAGATTCGCTGTACTTACCCTTTTGATTTGTAATTCTATATTTGCTCAAACGCAGTATCCTAAAGACTATTTCCGCCCTCCGCTAGATATTCCAATGCAACTTTCTGGTAATTTTGGAGAATTAAGACCAAATCACTTTCATGCTGGTTTTGATTTAAAAACCAATCAAAGAGAAGGATTAAGCGTGCACGCAATTGCGGATGGATATGTTTCGAGAATCAAAATTTCGACTTTCGGAAACGGAAAATGCATTTATATTACACATGCAAATGGTTATACTTCTGTTTACGGGCATTTGCAAACTCCAGTTGGGCCAATTTTAGATTATGTAAAAAAAACGCACTACAAAGAAAAAGCGTATGAAATCGAAATGTTTCCAAAACCTGACGAGCTTCCTGTGAAAAAGGGAGAAATAATAGGTCTTTCTGGAAATACTGGATCGTCTGAAGGTCCGCATCTTCATTTTGAAATAAGAGACACTAAAACGGAGTTTGTTATCAATCCAATTTTCTTTGGCTTTGACCAAAATATAAAAGATACCAAAAAACCTACTTTGTCAAGTTTGTATGTTTATCCGCTAGATAACGCAACGGTAAATCTTTCGAAACAGCCTTTGTTGGTTAATATGACGCTTCAAAAAGACGGAACTTATTTGGCTTCTAAAGTAAAAGCTAACGGAAAAATTGGTTTCGGAATCAATGCGGTGGACACTGATGATGTTTCGCATAATAAAAATGGAGTTTTTAATGTTTCGACTTTTTTAAACGGAAATCAGAATTATAATTATCAGTTTAATACCTATTCTTTTGATGAAATGCGTTATGTAAACGCTCTGATCGATTATCCACGATATAAAAAATCAGGACAACGTGTGCAGAAACTTTTTATGAAAACGCCTTTTGCTTTGAGTATTATCAAAACAGATTCTCTTCAAGGTATTGTAAAAGCAGAGCCTAATCTGGCTTCAAATTATAAAATTGAGGTTTCGGACTATTTTGGAAATATGAATTCGATTACTGTTCCAATCGAGTTTGATGCTGCGACACCGCTTGTAGAGGCTGAATTAGTTAACGGAAAATATTTCATTAAGTATAATAGAGATACTAATTTCGAAAAAGATAATATGTCGGTTTTCTTTCCTGCAGGGACATTTTACGATGATTTCAATATGAATTTTGATGTTAGGAATAATAAAATTTTCATTCATGACGATACAGTTCCTGTACATTCCAATTTTACGATTACTATAAAAGACGACACTTATCCAGAATCTTTAAGAGATAAACTTTATATTGGTAAGGGAACAAGCTATAACGGAACAATTAGAAAAGGAGATGTTTTTACTGCTAAAGCAAAAATATTAGGGACATACGGCTTGGTTTTGGATACAATTGCGCCTGTAATAAAAATTGCAAAACCTGTTGAAGGAAAGTGGATCAGCGATCAAAATAAAATTGATTTTACAATTAACGATGCACTGTCTGGAATAAAATCTTATAACGGCTATTTAAACGGAAGTTGGGTTTTGTTTGAATACGAAAATAAAGCAAGAAGAATAACTCATACTTTTGATGATCAATATTTGGCAGAAGGAGAAAACGTTTTAAAAATTGAGGTAGTTGATAATGTAGGAAATACTGCTATCTTTGAAACACGTTTTTTTAGAAGTCAAAAAAATAAAACCCAAAATCTTTGA
- a CDS encoding phospho-sugar mutase — protein MNIAPNILNAVNEWLTPTFDQETQAAVKELMTTSPKELEESFYKNLEFGTGGMRGVMGIGNNRINKYTLGKNTQGISDYMHEVFPNEPLKVVIAYDCRHNSNTLAKVVADVFSANGIQVYLFSDLRPTPELSFALKYLKCQCGIVLTASHNPPEYNGYKVYWQDGGQIVPPQDKEIVNVIENLSYDKIKFSPNEDLIQYIDTEIDKAFIKSSIENASFDTPAEAKDNLQIVFTSLHGTSIKSVPDTLSQAGYKNVHIVPEQAIPDGNFPTVKSPNPEEPEALTMALALADKTNSDIVVGTDPDCDRLGVAVRNNDGKMILLNGNQTMVLMTSFLLKQWKKAGKLNGKQFIGSTIVSTPMIMELATSYGVECKVGLTGFKWIAKMIKDFPELEFIGGGEESFGFMVGDAVRDKDAVVATLLICEVAAQAKAAGSSVYKELLQLYVENGFYKEYLVSLTKKGMEGLQEINQMMIDLRENPLKEINGQRVIMVEDYQSSIALNLLDGSESTMDIPKSNVLIYYTEDGSKICARPSGTEPKIKFYISVNAEIESVLDFDEAEKFLDSKIQNIIADMQLN, from the coding sequence ATGAACATAGCACCAAACATATTAAACGCTGTAAACGAATGGCTGACTCCAACCTTTGACCAGGAAACGCAAGCTGCCGTTAAAGAATTAATGACAACTTCGCCAAAAGAACTTGAAGAGAGTTTTTACAAAAACTTAGAATTTGGAACTGGAGGAATGCGCGGTGTAATGGGTATTGGAAACAATCGAATCAATAAATATACGCTTGGAAAAAATACTCAGGGAATATCTGATTACATGCATGAGGTTTTTCCAAACGAGCCTTTAAAAGTAGTTATTGCTTACGATTGTCGCCACAACAGCAACACTTTGGCAAAAGTGGTTGCTGATGTTTTCTCTGCAAATGGTATTCAGGTTTATTTGTTTTCTGATTTAAGACCAACTCCAGAATTATCTTTTGCTCTTAAATATTTAAAATGTCAGTGCGGAATTGTTTTAACAGCTTCTCATAATCCACCAGAATACAATGGTTACAAAGTATACTGGCAAGATGGCGGACAGATTGTTCCTCCACAAGACAAAGAAATTGTTAATGTAATTGAAAACTTAAGCTATGACAAAATCAAATTTAGCCCAAACGAAGATTTGATTCAGTACATTGATACCGAAATAGACAAAGCTTTTATAAAATCGTCTATCGAAAATGCAAGTTTTGACACTCCAGCTGAAGCTAAAGACAATCTTCAAATTGTTTTCACTTCATTGCACGGAACTTCTATAAAATCAGTTCCAGATACTTTATCTCAAGCAGGATATAAAAATGTTCACATTGTTCCTGAACAAGCTATTCCAGACGGGAATTTCCCAACTGTAAAATCTCCAAATCCAGAAGAACCAGAAGCTTTAACAATGGCTCTAGCCTTGGCAGACAAAACAAATTCTGATATTGTAGTTGGAACAGATCCTGATTGCGACCGTTTAGGAGTTGCTGTTCGTAACAATGACGGCAAAATGATTTTGTTGAACGGAAACCAAACTATGGTTTTAATGACTTCTTTCTTATTGAAACAATGGAAAAAAGCAGGTAAACTAAACGGAAAACAATTCATTGGTTCAACAATCGTTTCTACTCCAATGATTATGGAATTGGCGACAAGTTACGGTGTTGAGTGCAAAGTTGGGTTAACCGGCTTTAAGTGGATCGCTAAAATGATTAAAGATTTTCCTGAACTTGAGTTTATTGGAGGTGGTGAAGAAAGTTTCGGATTTATGGTTGGAGATGCCGTGAGAGATAAAGATGCTGTTGTCGCTACTTTATTAATTTGCGAAGTTGCGGCTCAAGCTAAAGCTGCTGGAAGCTCTGTTTACAAAGAACTTTTACAGCTTTATGTAGAAAATGGCTTCTACAAAGAGTACTTAGTTTCATTGACTAAAAAAGGAATGGAAGGTTTACAAGAAATCAACCAAATGATGATTGATTTACGTGAAAATCCTTTAAAAGAAATAAACGGACAAAGAGTTATCATGGTTGAGGATTACCAATCTTCTATCGCATTAAATTTATTGGATGGATCTGAATCAACAATGGATATTCCTAAATCAAACGTATTGATTTATTACACAGAAGATGGATCTAAAATTTGCGCTAGACCTAGTGGAACTGAACCTAAAATTAAATTCTATATCAGCGTAAATGCTGAAATCGAATCGGTTTTAGATTTTGATGAAGCAGAGAAATTCTTAGACAGCAAAATACAAAACATCATTGCAGACATGCAGTTAAATTAA
- a CDS encoding GlmU family protein: MNYILFDGPVRNALLPFTFTRPVADILVGIMTIRQKWEKYLGSTITTITEEYLSEKFPMVELEENVMINAAYLPNDALAEMVSNLTENQAIFKGEDVIAFFASENQEEVDFDSYEIIQYNEDCITIEHTWDIFSKNDAAIRQDFKYLTEDRTSRPIPKSVNVIAPENIFIEEGAKLEFVTLNASTGPIYIGKNAEIMEGTVIRGPFALCENAMVKMSAKVYGATTVGPGSRIGGEVKNSVLFANSNKGHEGFLGDSVLGEWCNIGADSNNSNLKNNYEEVKLWSYETEGFAKTGLQFCGLMMGDHSKCGINTMFNTGTVVGVSANIFGSGFPRNFVPSFSWGGAAGFTTYVTKKAFETARLVMSRRNIEFDATEVAIMEHIFEETKKWRKD, from the coding sequence ATGAACTACATTCTTTTCGACGGTCCCGTTCGGAATGCTTTATTACCTTTTACTTTTACTAGACCTGTAGCTGATATTTTAGTCGGAATTATGACGATTCGCCAGAAATGGGAAAAATACCTAGGTTCGACAATCACTACCATAACAGAGGAATATTTATCGGAGAAATTTCCAATGGTCGAATTAGAAGAAAACGTAATGATCAATGCAGCGTATTTGCCAAATGATGCTCTTGCAGAGATGGTTTCTAATTTAACAGAAAACCAAGCAATCTTTAAAGGCGAAGATGTAATTGCATTTTTTGCAAGCGAAAATCAGGAAGAAGTCGATTTTGATTCTTATGAAATTATTCAATACAACGAAGATTGTATAACAATCGAACATACTTGGGATATTTTCTCTAAAAATGATGCCGCAATCCGTCAGGATTTTAAGTACTTGACTGAAGATCGCACTTCGCGACCAATTCCTAAAAGTGTAAATGTAATAGCACCAGAAAATATTTTTATCGAAGAAGGAGCAAAATTAGAGTTCGTAACTTTAAATGCTTCAACGGGTCCTATATATATAGGTAAAAATGCTGAAATTATGGAAGGAACTGTAATTCGAGGGCCATTTGCTTTATGCGAAAACGCTATGGTAAAAATGTCGGCTAAGGTTTATGGGGCAACAACTGTTGGGCCAGGATCTAGAATAGGCGGCGAGGTTAAAAACTCAGTTCTTTTTGCTAATTCTAACAAAGGACACGAAGGGTTTTTAGGTGATTCTGTTTTAGGAGAATGGTGCAATATCGGTGCAGATTCTAACAACTCGAACCTAAAAAACAACTACGAAGAAGTAAAATTATGGAGCTACGAAACAGAAGGTTTTGCTAAAACAGGACTTCAGTTTTGCGGTTTAATGATGGGAGATCATAGTAAATGCGGAATCAACACTATGTTTAATACAGGAACTGTTGTTGGTGTAAGCGCTAATATTTTCGGAAGCGGATTCCCTCGCAATTTTGTTCCAAGTTTTTCTTGGGGTGGCGCGGCAGGATTTACAACTTATGTGACTAAAAAAGCTTTTGAAACTGCAAGGTTGGTGATGAGTCGAAGAAATATAGAGTTTGATGCAACAGAAGTCGCAATTATGGAGCATATTTTTGAAGAAACTAAAAAATGGAGAAAAGACTAA
- a CDS encoding DUF4199 domain-containing protein: MDVKVSPAKSGTPYGILFGVIMILEFVIMYVIGMKSLVNTSVGTIVNIANYLILPLLFIYLGCTNYKKNINNGFISFSESLKTGVSITVIAGLTYAVFSVIFNFIFPDFINEMMDITKEQMIKQNPNITSKELEMGLGMVKKFMNPFIVFPVTLVMYALIGLIYSLIIGGIVKNEKP, encoded by the coding sequence ATGGATGTAAAAGTATCTCCTGCAAAGTCAGGCACGCCTTATGGTATTTTGTTCGGTGTTATTATGATTTTAGAATTTGTTATCATGTACGTTATAGGCATGAAATCGCTAGTAAATACAAGCGTAGGAACAATTGTAAACATTGCAAATTATCTGATTTTGCCACTATTGTTTATATATTTAGGTTGCACAAATTACAAAAAAAATATAAACAATGGATTTATATCCTTCTCTGAATCTTTAAAAACCGGCGTTTCTATTACGGTTATTGCTGGCTTAACATATGCCGTCTTTAGTGTTATTTTTAATTTCATTTTTCCTGATTTTATAAATGAAATGATGGATATCACCAAAGAACAAATGATTAAACAAAATCCAAATATAACATCAAAAGAACTTGAAATGGGACTTGGGATGGTTAAAAAATTTATGAATCCATTTATTGTTTTTCCAGTAACACTTGTTATGTATGCATTAATTGGATTAATATATTCCTTAATAATTGGAGGAATAGTAAAAAATGAAAAACCTTAA
- a CDS encoding cell division protein ZapA, producing MDGKLRIKISIADRVYPLTVEPAQEEGLRSASKKIDAMIKQFEENYAVRDKQDVLAMCALQFASQVEQKQIDNTIDGEETIERIKRLNTLLDQYLEK from the coding sequence ATGGACGGAAAGCTTAGAATTAAAATATCAATTGCCGACCGCGTTTACCCACTTACGGTTGAACCCGCTCAAGAAGAAGGACTTAGAAGTGCTTCTAAAAAAATTGATGCCATGATCAAGCAGTTCGAAGAAAATTACGCGGTTCGTGACAAACAAGATGTTCTAGCAATGTGTGCATTACAATTTGCATCGCAAGTAGAACAAAAACAGATTGACAATACAATCGATGGAGAAGAGACTATCGAAAGAATTAAAAGATTAAATACGCTTTTAGATCAATATCTCGAAAAATAA
- a CDS encoding sensor histidine kinase, which produces MVTNSVFYSSLSLKILELESTDIFDDPERWDKIVHPDDLPKYYSDIHEHFDNKIPFYENYHRVMTSSGNYKWILDRGKVIKRDENGRPLRVIGTHTDVSAQKEKELELVKTMKLYSDQNSRLLNFSHIVSHNLNTQAGNIKSILDFIDADVNKQTVAEMLEHLRTVSNDLNETISNLTQIVKTQSNINIAVVPLKLCEYIEKTISTIKGYDKQRKVTIVNNVPKYLTINFNPAYMESVLLNFTTNAIKYAHPDRDPVITFDFAIEPEGFKSLTITDNGLGIDLKVYGDLMFGMYKTFHKHEEARGIGLYITRNQIEAMKGTVEVESEVGVGTSFKIIFNDM; this is translated from the coding sequence ATGGTTACAAATAGTGTCTTTTACTCTTCTTTGTCTCTTAAAATTTTAGAGTTAGAATCGACTGATATTTTTGATGATCCTGAGCGTTGGGATAAAATTGTACATCCTGATGATCTTCCCAAATATTACTCTGATATTCACGAACATTTTGATAATAAGATTCCGTTTTACGAAAATTATCATCGTGTAATGACTTCTAGTGGTAACTATAAGTGGATTTTAGATCGAGGAAAAGTAATTAAACGTGATGAAAACGGAAGACCTTTGCGTGTAATTGGAACTCATACTGATGTTTCGGCTCAAAAAGAGAAAGAACTCGAACTTGTGAAAACAATGAAATTGTATAGTGATCAGAACAGTCGTTTGCTGAACTTCTCTCATATTGTTTCTCATAATTTAAATACGCAGGCTGGAAACATAAAATCAATTTTAGATTTTATAGATGCTGATGTGAATAAGCAAACTGTTGCTGAAATGCTGGAACATTTGAGAACCGTTTCAAACGATTTGAATGAAACGATTTCAAATCTTACTCAAATTGTAAAGACGCAAAGTAATATTAATATTGCAGTTGTTCCGCTAAAACTTTGCGAGTATATCGAAAAGACGATATCGACTATTAAAGGTTATGATAAGCAGCGAAAAGTGACTATTGTGAATAACGTTCCAAAGTATCTCACGATTAATTTTAATCCGGCGTATATGGAAAGCGTTTTGCTCAATTTTACGACAAATGCAATTAAATATGCACATCCTGATCGAGATCCTGTAATTACTTTTGATTTTGCTATAGAGCCAGAAGGTTTTAAATCGCTTACAATTACAGATAACGGACTTGGAATCGATTTAAAAGTATATGGTGATTTAATGTTTGGAATGTATAAAACATTTCATAAGCATGAAGAAGCTCGCGGAATAGGATTGTATATTACGAGAAATCAAATTGAAGCCATGAAAGGAACGGTTGAAGTAGAAAGTGAAGTAGGAGTGGGGACCAGCTTTAAAATCATTTTTAATGATATGTAA
- a CDS encoding glycosyltransferase family 2 protein: MNLSILIPLLNEEESLKELYTWIIKVMQSNNYSYEIIFVDDGSTDNSWQIIEGFSNENPNVKGIRFMKNFGKSQALHAGFAKAKGDVIITMDADLQDSPDEIPELYEMITNQKYDLVSGWKKKRYDSVVAKNLPSKLFNWAARKTSGVELNDFNCGLKAYKNVVVKNIEVSGEMHRYIPVLAKNAGFGKIGEKVVIHQARKYGETKFGMERFINGFLDLITIWFLSRFGKRPMHLFGAMGSLMFIIGFLSAGYIGVSKLYHMYTGMKYTLVTNNPWFYIALTTMILGTQLFLAGFLGEIILRTKNNEARYKVAREVNF, from the coding sequence ATGAATTTATCTATACTTATACCGCTTCTAAACGAGGAGGAATCACTTAAAGAACTCTATACATGGATCATTAAAGTGATGCAATCTAACAATTACTCTTATGAAATCATTTTTGTAGATGATGGTAGTACAGATAATTCTTGGCAAATTATTGAAGGTTTCTCTAACGAAAATCCAAATGTAAAAGGAATTCGTTTCATGAAAAACTTTGGAAAATCTCAAGCTTTACATGCTGGTTTTGCAAAAGCAAAGGGCGATGTCATTATTACTATGGATGCCGACTTGCAAGACAGTCCAGATGAAATTCCTGAATTGTATGAAATGATTACAAATCAAAAATACGATTTGGTTTCTGGATGGAAAAAGAAACGTTACGACTCTGTTGTAGCAAAAAATCTTCCGTCAAAATTATTTAACTGGGCCGCTAGAAAAACTTCTGGCGTTGAGTTAAACGATTTTAACTGCGGATTGAAAGCCTACAAAAATGTCGTAGTGAAAAACATTGAAGTTTCTGGCGAAATGCACCGTTATATTCCTGTCTTAGCTAAAAATGCAGGATTTGGAAAAATTGGCGAAAAAGTGGTAATTCACCAAGCTAGAAAATATGGTGAAACTAAATTCGGAATGGAGCGTTTTATAAACGGCTTCCTAGATTTAATTACGATTTGGTTCTTATCAAGATTCGGAAAAAGACCTATGCACTTATTTGGCGCTATGGGCTCTTTAATGTTTATCATCGGATTTTTATCTGCTGGATACATTGGGGTTTCTAAACTATACCATATGTATACTGGAATGAAATACACTTTGGTTACCAATAATCCATGGTTTTATATTGCTTTAACCACAATGATTCTTGGCACTCAATTATTTTTAGCAGGCTTCTTAGGCGAAATTATTCTAAGAACTAAAAACAATGAAGCTCGTTATAAAGTAGCTCGAGAGGTTAATTTCTAA